The following are encoded together in the Flavobacterium sp. TR2 genome:
- the hemF gene encoding oxygen-dependent coproporphyrinogen oxidase: MKDKFYAYIQNLQDQICAGLEAVDGTAKFREDLWKRAEGGGGRTRVIENGSVFEKGGVNISAVHGKLPETMQKMFGVGEADFFACGLSLVLHPKNPMVPTVHANWRYFEMYDTSSSLSTEPRKVIEQWFGGGQDLTPYYLFEEDGKHFHQTCKTACDKHNPEFYPKYKKQCDTYFWNAHRNEARGLGGLFFDYCKANEQMSMENWYDFVTEVGNSFLEAYVPIVERRKNLPYTPEQRTWQEIRRGRYVEFNLVHDKGTLFGLKTNGRIESILMSLPPHVQWVYDHHPEAGSEEEKLINVLANPREWVS, from the coding sequence ATGAAAGATAAATTTTACGCCTACATACAAAATTTACAAGACCAGATCTGCGCTGGATTAGAAGCTGTTGACGGAACTGCAAAATTTCGTGAAGACTTGTGGAAACGTGCGGAAGGCGGAGGCGGAAGAACGCGCGTTATTGAAAACGGTTCGGTTTTCGAAAAAGGCGGTGTAAACATTTCAGCCGTTCACGGAAAATTGCCAGAAACAATGCAAAAAATGTTTGGCGTTGGCGAAGCTGACTTTTTTGCGTGCGGTTTGAGTTTGGTTTTACATCCGAAAAATCCAATGGTACCAACGGTTCACGCGAATTGGCGTTATTTTGAAATGTATGACACTTCGTCTTCGCTCAGTACAGAGCCAAGAAAAGTTATCGAGCAATGGTTTGGCGGCGGACAAGATTTAACGCCTTATTATTTGTTTGAAGAAGATGGAAAACACTTTCATCAGACTTGTAAAACCGCTTGCGATAAACATAATCCTGAGTTTTATCCAAAATATAAAAAGCAATGTGATACTTATTTTTGGAATGCCCACAGAAATGAAGCTCGCGGACTTGGCGGTTTGTTCTTTGATTATTGCAAAGCAAATGAACAAATGTCAATGGAAAACTGGTATGATTTTGTAACTGAAGTTGGAAATAGTTTCCTTGAAGCGTATGTTCCGATTGTGGAAAGAAGAAAAAATCTTCCATATACACCTGAGCAAAGAACTTGGCAAGAAATTCGCCGTGGACGTTATGTCGAGTTCAATCTGGTTCATGATAAAGGAACTTTGTTCGGTTTAAAAACCAATGGAAGAATCGAAAGTATTTTAATGAGTCTTCCTCCGCACGTGCAATGGGTGTACGATCATCATCCAGAAGCAGGAAGCGAAGAAGAGAAATTAATCAACGTTTTGGCAAATCCGCGTGAGTGGGTTTCATAG
- the tnpA gene encoding IS200/IS605 family transposase — protein sequence MANTYSQLYVQIVFAVKGRQNLISKKWKNEIYKYITGIITNQKQKLIAINGMPDHIHILVGIKPNIALSDLVRDIKSSSSKFINEQRWINGNFEWQAGFGAFSHSHSQLTNVIKYIENQEEHHRTKTFEEEYIFDDV from the coding sequence ATGGCAAACACCTATTCGCAATTGTATGTTCAAATTGTTTTTGCTGTAAAAGGAAGACAAAACTTGATTTCCAAAAAATGGAAAAATGAAATTTATAAATACATTACAGGAATTATTACCAATCAGAAACAAAAACTGATTGCAATAAACGGAATGCCGGATCATATTCATATCTTAGTTGGAATAAAACCAAATATTGCATTATCAGATTTGGTACGAGACATTAAATCGAGTTCTTCCAAATTCATTAATGAACAAAGATGGATAAACGGGAATTTTGAATGGCAGGCTGGTTTTGGTGCTTTTTCACATAGCCATTCGCAATTGACAAATGTTATAAAGTACATTGAAAATCAAGAAGAACACCATAGAACTAAAACATTCGAAGAAGAATATATTTTTGATGATGTTTAA
- a CDS encoding DUF4421 domain-containing protein, which translates to MTLKLIYTTFFAGILGCFAQKDTVQNPYFKSYNDKITASIYYLDTSNSFQIATGQDSKMYVNLIPNRREQIGFNLNYKIIDVGFGFAPKFLSQNKGDSHSKHFNFNTRFYLKKWMQSFTFINQKGFYISDDNITAQLPNMRTTKIGGSTSYVFNDKFSFKTLVSQNEWQTKSSGSFIPSFSFYYTNIDLNTPDSSPADIYVFTLAPAYFYNFVISNRVLIGAGLALGAGINDIDGDSSALYQADFNLKLAYNNDRFFGFASLNTVSFAQDEKVDPRLNDNIATVKLSIGYRFDPPKKVKEIYDKVNAKIGL; encoded by the coding sequence ATGACCTTAAAACTGATTTACACTACTTTCTTTGCTGGCATTTTGGGGTGTTTTGCCCAAAAAGACACTGTGCAGAATCCGTATTTTAAATCATACAATGATAAAATTACTGCTAGTATTTATTATTTAGACACTTCCAATAGCTTTCAGATTGCCACAGGTCAGGATTCAAAAATGTATGTAAATCTGATTCCGAATCGTAGAGAACAGATTGGTTTTAATCTTAACTATAAAATTATTGATGTTGGTTTTGGTTTTGCGCCCAAATTCCTTAGTCAGAATAAAGGCGATTCGCATTCTAAGCATTTTAATTTCAATACCCGTTTTTACTTAAAAAAATGGATGCAGTCGTTTACTTTTATCAATCAAAAAGGGTTTTATATTAGCGATGACAACATTACGGCCCAGCTGCCCAATATGCGTACCACAAAAATTGGCGGATCTACTTCTTACGTCTTTAATGATAAATTTTCCTTTAAAACATTGGTAAGCCAAAACGAATGGCAGACTAAGAGTTCTGGCAGTTTTATTCCATCGTTCTCTTTTTATTATACCAATATCGATTTAAACACTCCCGATTCGTCTCCTGCCGATATTTATGTTTTTACTTTGGCTCCCGCCTATTTTTACAATTTTGTAATCAGCAATCGGGTTTTAATTGGTGCTGGACTTGCTTTGGGAGCCGGAATCAATGATATTGATGGTGACAGCTCAGCATTGTATCAAGCCGATTTCAACTTAAAACTGGCCTATAATAATGACCGTTTCTTTGGTTTTGCGAGTCTCAATACAGTCAGTTTTGCACAAGACGAGAAAGTTGACCCAAGATTAAATGATAATATTGCTACTGTAAAGCTCTCTATTGGCTACCGATTTGATCCTCCAAAAAAGGTTAAAGAAATTTATGATAAGGTCAATGCAAAAATTGGCCTATAA
- a CDS encoding fructose bisphosphate aldolase, giving the protein MNSEQLNLMHSGKGFIAALDQSGGSTPKALLQYGIQENQYSNDEEMYTLVHEMRTRIIKSPAFDRQYILGAILFENTMDRKIDGQWTADFLWEKKHIIPFLKVDKGLAELADGVQLMKPISGLDELLDRAVERSIFGTKMRSVIKEANPKGIVEVVKQQFEIGKQIFNKGLIPIIEPEVDIYSADKEKSEQILKEEIQKQLHLLDKDVKVMLKLSIPTVSNFYQDLISDPHVVRVVALSGGYSREEANLKLSQNHGLIASFSRALSEGLSADQSDEDFNNELQETIKGIYQASIT; this is encoded by the coding sequence ATAAACAGCGAACAGTTAAATCTCATGCACTCAGGAAAAGGTTTCATTGCGGCATTAGACCAAAGTGGCGGAAGCACGCCAAAAGCTTTATTGCAATATGGCATACAGGAAAATCAATATTCAAATGACGAAGAAATGTACACGCTTGTACATGAAATGAGAACCAGAATTATTAAAAGTCCAGCTTTTGACCGCCAATACATTCTCGGTGCTATTTTGTTTGAAAATACAATGGACCGTAAAATCGACGGGCAATGGACAGCAGATTTTTTATGGGAGAAAAAACATATTATTCCTTTTCTGAAAGTAGATAAGGGGCTTGCGGAATTAGCAGACGGCGTACAGCTCATGAAACCAATTTCAGGTTTAGACGAATTATTGGATCGTGCTGTCGAACGAAGCATTTTTGGCACTAAAATGCGCTCTGTTATTAAAGAAGCCAATCCTAAAGGAATTGTGGAAGTTGTAAAACAGCAATTTGAAATAGGAAAACAAATCTTCAATAAAGGATTGATTCCAATTATAGAACCTGAGGTTGATATTTACAGTGCCGATAAAGAGAAATCGGAACAGATTCTGAAAGAAGAAATTCAAAAACAGCTTCATTTATTGGACAAAGACGTTAAAGTGATGCTGAAACTTTCGATTCCGACTGTGAGCAATTTTTACCAAGACCTTATTTCAGACCCGCACGTGGTTCGCGTTGTAGCGCTTTCGGGCGGATACTCTCGTGAAGAAGCAAATCTAAAACTCTCTCAAAACCACGGGTTGATTGCCAGTTTTTCAAGAGCATTGTCTGAAGGTCTCAGCGCAGATCAATCTGATGAAGATTTTAATAATGAATTACAGGAAACCATTAAAGGCATTTATCAGGCTTCAATTACTTAG
- the hemB gene encoding porphobilinogen synthase gives MFPLQRGRRLRVNESIRSLVRETSLSPSDFMFPMFIAEGENVKVEIPSMPGIFRRSIDLTVEEVKELFDLGIRAVNIYVKVSENLKDNTGKEAWNPNGLMQQAIRAIKAACPEMVVMPDVALDPYSIYGHDGIITNGDVENDSTVDALVKMAVSHAEAGADFVAPSDMMDGRVLRLREGLDAAGFQNVGIMSYSAKYASAFYGPFRDALDSAPKEADVVVPKDKKTYQMDYANRIEAIKEALSDVEEGADMVMVKPGIAYLDIVREIKNTVHVPVTVYQVSGEYAMIKAASERGWLDHDKIMMEQLMCIKRSGANLISTYFAKEAAILLNK, from the coding sequence ATGTTCCCATTACAAAGAGGCAGAAGATTAAGAGTAAATGAATCCATTCGTTCTTTAGTACGCGAAACCAGTTTAAGTCCATCAGATTTTATGTTTCCAATGTTTATTGCTGAAGGCGAAAATGTAAAAGTCGAAATTCCGTCAATGCCGGGAATTTTCAGAAGATCTATAGATTTAACGGTTGAAGAAGTAAAAGAACTTTTTGATTTAGGGATTCGCGCTGTAAACATTTATGTAAAAGTTAGCGAAAATCTAAAAGACAATACTGGCAAAGAAGCTTGGAATCCTAACGGATTGATGCAGCAGGCCATTCGTGCCATAAAAGCGGCTTGCCCAGAGATGGTTGTTATGCCAGATGTTGCTTTGGACCCCTATTCTATCTACGGTCATGACGGTATTATAACAAATGGAGATGTAGAAAACGACAGCACTGTTGACGCTTTAGTAAAAATGGCCGTTTCTCACGCAGAAGCTGGTGCCGATTTTGTTGCGCCAAGCGATATGATGGACGGACGCGTATTACGCTTGCGCGAAGGTTTGGATGCTGCCGGATTTCAGAATGTTGGAATCATGAGCTATTCAGCAAAATATGCTTCGGCTTTTTACGGGCCATTTAGAGATGCTTTAGATTCGGCTCCAAAAGAAGCTGATGTTGTTGTTCCAAAAGACAAAAAAACATACCAAATGGATTATGCCAACCGCATCGAAGCAATCAAAGAAGCTTTGTCAGATGTAGAAGAAGGTGCCGATATGGTTATGGTAAAACCTGGAATTGCTTATTTGGATATTGTTCGCGAAATCAAAAACACTGTCCATGTTCCTGTAACCGTTTACCAGGTTTCTGGAGAATATGCCATGATTAAAGCGGCTTCTGAAAGAGGTTGGCTGGATCATGATAAGATTATGATGGAACAGCTAATGTGCATCAAACGTTCTGGCGCTAATCTTATTTCTACTTATTTTGCTAAAGAAGCAGCAATTTTATTAAACAAGTAA
- a CDS encoding c-type cytochrome, whose product MKKILFLAAVLTFASCKKETSEPTNTATESVSEGESAKAKSPEELGKQLFEGAGNCFACHQPDQKVVGPSIKEIAKIYKDKNGDIITFLKGNAEPIVDPSQFEVMKTNFAITQAMSEEELKAIEAYIYSQLK is encoded by the coding sequence ATGAAAAAGATTTTATTTTTAGCTGCAGTTTTAACATTTGCTTCTTGCAAAAAAGAAACTTCAGAGCCTACAAACACCGCAACCGAATCTGTTTCTGAAGGAGAATCGGCAAAAGCCAAAAGCCCAGAAGAACTAGGGAAACAGCTTTTTGAAGGAGCTGGAAATTGTTTTGCCTGCCATCAGCCAGATCAAAAAGTAGTTGGACCAAGCATTAAGGAAATTGCCAAAATCTATAAAGACAAAAATGGCGATATAATTACTTTTCTTAAAGGAAATGCAGAACCAATTGTTGACCCAAGCCAGTTTGAGGTTATGAAAACCAATTTTGCCATAACACAGGCTATGTCTGAAGAAGAATTAAAAGCAATTGAAGCTTACATCTATAGCCAATTGAAATAA
- a CDS encoding M13 family metallopeptidase, translated as MKKQFAKPVFGVISAMFSVTAMAQNAPKEPGINVSYMNTKISPSQDFFKYVNGTWLDQTEIPSDRTTWGSFNELIKRTDKDVMAVLKEASKNPKYKSNTDQGKAVNLFNTYLDSIGRNKRGIEPLKPYLKKIDAIKNIADVQKYLVDMEKEGNAGFFGIYIGADDKDSSKNSVNLSPSQLGLPDKDYYTSDEKDSKDKRAKYELHVARMLQFIGESPEKAKQSAAEVLALETELSQPRLNRVERRDSRLQYNPMTIAELQKLTPAIKWNEYFAGLGIAKLDVVIVSEPKYMTALETVFKENKVAQWKEYLKWDLINSAAGKLTAEIDNANFDFYSKTLRGAIKQLPSEERALNVVNGNVGEALGKLYVEKVFPAEAKTKAIDMIHNVITAYQNRINNLTWMSKDTKAKAIEKLNKITIKVGYPDKWKDYSALEIKSIAEGGTYFENARNLAEWRFKKSVDKLSKPVDKTEWHMSPQTVNAYYNPSYNEIVFPAAILQPPFYNYQADEAVNYGGIGAVIGHEISHGFDDSGARYNAEGNLVDWWTEDDLKQFTALGTDLANQYSALEPLPGIFVDGKFTLGENIGDLGGINAAYDGLQLYLKQHGNPGLIDGFTPEQRFFIAWATVWRTKSRDEAIKNQVKTDPHSPGMYRAYVPIQNVDAFYKAFDIKKGDKMYVEPEKRVKIW; from the coding sequence ATGAAAAAACAATTTGCAAAACCTGTGTTTGGTGTTATATCCGCAATGTTTTCTGTAACAGCGATGGCCCAAAATGCTCCAAAAGAACCAGGTATTAATGTATCTTACATGAATACTAAAATTAGTCCTAGCCAGGATTTTTTTAAATATGTAAACGGAACTTGGTTGGATCAGACAGAAATTCCAAGCGACCGAACAACTTGGGGAAGTTTTAACGAACTGATTAAAAGAACCGACAAAGATGTGATGGCGGTTTTAAAAGAGGCTTCCAAAAACCCAAAGTACAAATCGAATACAGATCAAGGAAAAGCGGTTAATTTATTTAACACTTATCTGGATTCTATAGGAAGAAATAAAAGAGGAATTGAACCATTAAAACCATATCTGAAAAAAATTGATGCAATTAAAAACATTGCCGATGTTCAGAAATATTTGGTTGACATGGAAAAAGAAGGAAACGCTGGCTTTTTCGGAATTTACATTGGCGCTGATGATAAAGACAGTTCTAAAAACTCGGTAAATTTAAGCCCAAGCCAATTAGGACTTCCTGACAAAGATTATTACACTTCTGACGAAAAAGATTCTAAAGATAAACGTGCAAAATACGAATTGCACGTGGCAAGAATGCTTCAGTTTATTGGAGAATCTCCAGAAAAAGCAAAACAAAGCGCTGCTGAAGTTTTAGCTCTTGAAACAGAATTGTCACAGCCAAGATTAAACAGAGTTGAAAGAAGAGACAGCCGTCTGCAATACAATCCGATGACAATTGCTGAACTTCAAAAATTGACTCCAGCTATTAAATGGAACGAATATTTTGCTGGTTTAGGAATTGCTAAACTAGATGTTGTAATTGTTTCTGAGCCAAAATATATGACTGCTTTAGAAACTGTTTTCAAGGAAAATAAAGTTGCGCAATGGAAAGAATACCTGAAATGGGATTTGATTAACAGCGCTGCAGGCAAGCTGACAGCAGAAATTGATAATGCTAATTTTGATTTCTACAGCAAAACATTAAGAGGTGCAATAAAACAGCTTCCTTCTGAAGAGAGAGCGCTTAATGTTGTGAATGGAAATGTTGGTGAAGCTCTTGGAAAACTTTATGTAGAAAAAGTTTTTCCTGCTGAGGCCAAAACCAAAGCGATTGATATGATTCACAATGTTATTACAGCGTATCAAAATCGTATTAACAATTTAACTTGGATGTCTAAAGACACTAAGGCAAAAGCAATCGAAAAGCTGAACAAAATAACGATTAAAGTCGGATATCCTGATAAATGGAAAGATTACTCCGCTTTAGAAATTAAAAGTATTGCAGAAGGAGGAACTTATTTTGAGAATGCTAGAAATTTAGCAGAATGGAGATTTAAGAAAAGCGTAGACAAATTGTCTAAACCAGTTGATAAAACAGAATGGCATATGTCTCCGCAAACAGTAAATGCTTACTACAACCCATCTTACAATGAGATTGTATTTCCAGCAGCAATCTTACAGCCGCCGTTCTACAATTATCAAGCTGACGAAGCAGTTAATTATGGTGGAATTGGAGCGGTGATCGGTCACGAAATTTCGCATGGATTTGATGATTCGGGTGCTCGCTATAATGCGGAAGGGAATTTAGTGGATTGGTGGACAGAAGATGATCTGAAACAATTTACAGCTTTAGGAACTGATTTGGCAAATCAATACAGTGCTCTTGAACCGCTTCCAGGAATTTTTGTTGATGGTAAATTTACGTTAGGTGAAAATATTGGAGACTTAGGCGGAATCAATGCGGCTTATGACGGTTTGCAATTGTATTTGAAACAGCATGGTAACCCAGGTTTAATTGACGGATTTACTCCAGAACAGCGTTTCTTTATTGCTTGGGCTACAGTTTGGAGAACAAAATCTAGAGATGAAGCAATCAAAAACCAAGTAAAAACAGATCCGCACTCTCCAGGAATGTATAGAGCTTACGTGCCAATTCAGAATGTTGATGCTTTCTACAAAGCGTTTGACATTAAGAAAGGCGATAAAATGTATGTTGAACCAGAAAAACGAGTTAAAATCTGGTAA
- a CDS encoding SCO family protein, with product MKSLLYKYRKFFIVLIVFSVVTISLFYSALKPKKTLPIYNPSDVNPELVDSTIQYKSKYHTIADFSFINQNGDTITQKNYEGKIYVADFFFTTCGSICPKMSTNLVEVQKAVLNNPKVMLLSHTVFPEVDSVSVLKAYAIKYGVVDSKWNLVTGDKKQIYKMARKSYLAVKMGRPDQLYDMVHTENFVLVDQKRRVRGFYDGTNKEDIKRLLEDIEFLSQE from the coding sequence ATGAAATCGCTTTTATACAAATACCGCAAATTCTTTATCGTTTTAATAGTATTTTCGGTTGTTACGATATCTTTGTTTTACTCGGCTTTAAAACCTAAAAAGACGCTTCCGATTTACAATCCATCCGATGTAAATCCTGAGTTGGTAGACAGTACGATTCAATATAAAAGCAAATACCACACGATTGCCGATTTTTCTTTCATCAATCAGAATGGCGATACCATTACCCAGAAAAATTACGAAGGAAAGATTTACGTTGCCGATTTCTTCTTTACAACCTGCGGATCGATTTGTCCAAAAATGTCGACTAATCTTGTTGAGGTTCAAAAAGCGGTTTTAAACAATCCTAAAGTGATGCTGCTTTCGCATACCGTTTTTCCAGAAGTAGACAGCGTTTCGGTTTTAAAAGCTTATGCTATTAAATATGGCGTTGTAGACAGCAAATGGAATCTGGTTACTGGCGATAAAAAACAGATTTACAAAATGGCTAGAAAATCGTACTTGGCTGTAAAAATGGGAAGACCAGATCAGCTGTATGATATGGTACATACGGAGAATTTTGTTTTGGTCGATCAAAAACGTCGCGTTAGAGGTTTTTACGACGGAACAAATAAAGAAGACATAAAACGTCTTTTAGAAGACATCGAATTCCTCTCGCAAGAGTAA
- a CDS encoding ferrous iron transport protein A: MQNTIHTLKKGEKAIIKDFDIDLIPLKLLEMGCLPGSLVELLQVAPFGDPLYLDINGSHVAIRIETAREIEVELIKTNL; the protein is encoded by the coding sequence TTGCAAAATACAATACACACTCTGAAAAAAGGCGAAAAAGCCATTATCAAAGATTTTGATATCGATCTTATTCCACTTAAATTATTAGAAATGGGTTGTCTTCCTGGCTCCTTAGTTGAATTATTGCAGGTTGCGCCTTTTGGAGATCCTTTATATTTAGACATAAATGGTTCTCATGTAGCAATCCGAATTGAAACCGCTCGCGAAATTGAAGTTGAACTTATCAAAACCAATTTGTAA
- the feoB gene encoding ferrous iron transport protein B, which translates to MSVQNINVALIGNPNTGKTSVFNQLTGLNQQVGNYPGITVEKKMGFCKLPNNVKANILDLPGTYSLNASSMDESVVIELLLNKNDKLYPDVAVVVTDVENLKRNLLIYTQIKDLEIPTILVINMSDRMARKGISLDIPYLEEKLKTKIALVSSRKGLGIEELKELIVSYKTIPHEPCLNASVIDPEYFEKLQKAFPNQLMYKLWLVITQDVNFLNLDRNEIRSTFTKSHSELKRLQQKETIKRYQFINDVLKEGLKIDASMAKDIRAKIDRVLTHKVFGYLIFFAILFLIFQSIFSWSTIPMDFIDSTFASLSSWVAAELPSGILTDLLSQGIIPGIGGVIIFIPQIAFLFLFISILEESGYMSRVVFLMDKIMRRFGLSGKSVVPLISGTACAIPAIMATRNIENWKERLITILVTPFTTCSARLPVYAIIISLVIPSKRVFGVLNLQGLTLMSLYVLGFFMAILSAYILNKVLKLESKTYFVVEMPSYKMPLFKNVAINVVEKTKAFVVGAGKIILAISVILWFLASYGPGKEFNEAETIVKERFANTTLNETQFENEVNSQKLENSYIGLMGRAIEPVIQPLGYDWKIGIALISSFAAREVFVGTLATIYSVGDTDNESTIKSKMQAEVRPDTGQKVFDFATGISLLLFYAFAMQCASTLAITKKETNSWKWPAMQLVFMSGLAYFTALIAYQLLK; encoded by the coding sequence ATGAGCGTTCAGAATATCAATGTTGCCCTTATCGGAAATCCAAATACCGGAAAAACATCTGTTTTTAACCAATTGACAGGCCTTAACCAGCAAGTAGGGAATTATCCCGGAATTACGGTGGAGAAAAAAATGGGCTTCTGCAAATTGCCCAATAATGTAAAAGCTAATATTCTAGATTTACCGGGAACCTACAGTTTGAACGCCAGTTCGATGGACGAAAGTGTGGTCATTGAACTTTTGCTGAACAAAAACGATAAGCTTTACCCAGACGTAGCAGTTGTTGTTACAGATGTCGAAAATCTGAAACGAAATTTACTGATTTACACACAGATAAAAGATCTTGAAATTCCGACAATTTTAGTTATCAATATGTCTGATCGCATGGCGCGCAAGGGCATTTCTTTGGATATTCCGTATTTAGAAGAAAAATTAAAGACAAAAATTGCTTTAGTCAGTTCGCGCAAAGGTTTAGGAATCGAAGAATTGAAAGAACTGATTGTTTCTTATAAAACCATTCCGCACGAACCTTGTTTAAATGCTTCTGTAATTGATCCTGAATATTTTGAAAAACTGCAAAAAGCATTTCCAAACCAATTGATGTACAAATTGTGGCTGGTAATTACGCAGGATGTCAATTTTTTGAATTTGGATCGAAATGAAATTCGAAGCACTTTTACCAAATCACATTCCGAATTAAAACGTCTTCAGCAAAAAGAAACCATCAAAAGATATCAGTTTATCAACGATGTTTTAAAAGAAGGTTTAAAAATCGATGCCTCAATGGCAAAAGATATCCGTGCCAAAATTGATCGAGTTCTTACTCATAAAGTTTTCGGATATCTGATTTTCTTTGCCATTTTATTTTTGATTTTCCAGTCCATTTTCAGCTGGTCCACGATTCCGATGGATTTCATTGACAGCACTTTTGCTTCTTTGAGCAGCTGGGTTGCAGCAGAACTGCCAAGCGGTATTTTAACCGATCTGCTTTCTCAGGGAATTATTCCAGGTATTGGAGGAGTTATAATTTTCATTCCGCAAATTGCCTTTTTATTCTTATTCATTTCCATATTGGAAGAAAGCGGCTATATGAGCCGTGTTGTATTCTTGATGGATAAAATCATGCGCCGATTTGGGCTTTCAGGAAAAAGTGTTGTGCCGCTAATTTCGGGAACGGCTTGCGCAATTCCGGCAATTATGGCTACAAGAAATATCGAAAACTGGAAAGAACGTTTAATCACTATTTTGGTAACGCCTTTTACAACTTGTTCGGCAAGGCTTCCAGTTTACGCCATTATTATCTCATTGGTTATTCCGAGCAAAAGAGTTTTTGGAGTTCTGAATCTTCAAGGATTAACCCTAATGTCGTTATATGTTTTAGGATTTTTTATGGCCATTTTATCGGCTTACATTTTGAATAAGGTTTTAAAACTGGAATCAAAAACATATTTTGTTGTTGAAATGCCAAGTTATAAAATGCCTCTTTTCAAAAACGTCGCGATCAATGTTGTAGAAAAAACAAAAGCATTTGTTGTTGGCGCAGGTAAAATTATCTTGGCAATATCAGTAATATTATGGTTCTTGGCTTCTTACGGTCCTGGAAAAGAATTTAACGAAGCGGAAACTATTGTTAAAGAAAGATTTGCGAATACTACTTTAAACGAAACTCAGTTTGAAAACGAAGTTAATTCTCAAAAACTAGAAAATTCGTATATCGGTTTGATGGGAAGAGCAATAGAACCCGTAATTCAGCCTTTGGGTTATGATTGGAAAATCGGAATTGCCTTAATCAGTTCGTTTGCCGCGCGTGAAGTTTTCGTAGGAACATTGGCCACCATTTATAGCGTTGGAGACACGGACAACGAATCGACCATAAAAAGCAAAATGCAGGCAGAAGTGCGCCCAGACACAGGACAAAAGGTATTTGACTTTGCTACTGGAATTTCTCTACTGCTATTTTATGCTTTTGCCATGCAATGTGCCAGCACATTGGCCATTACCAAAAAAGAAACCAATTCATGGAAATGGCCTGCAATGCAGCTTGTCTTTATGAGCGGTCTCGCTTATTTTACCGCATTAATTGCATATCAACTTTTAAAATAA
- a CDS encoding FeoB-associated Cys-rich membrane protein, whose translation MFQEIIAFAILGFAVAFLIKKFFFKSKKKKDCGGGTDCGCS comes from the coding sequence ATGTTTCAGGAAATAATTGCCTTTGCCATATTAGGATTTGCTGTAGCCTTTTTGATTAAAAAATTCTTTTTTAAATCGAAGAAGAAAAAAGACTGCGGCGGCGGAACTGATTGCGGTTGTTCTTAA